One genomic window of Mustela lutreola isolate mMusLut2 chromosome 14, mMusLut2.pri, whole genome shotgun sequence includes the following:
- the ABL2 gene encoding tyrosine-protein kinase ABL2 isoform X4 gives MGQQVGRVGEAPGLQQPQPRGIRVSSAARPSGRRRDLAGRTTEAGFNIFTQHEALHRPYSCDVEPQALNEAIRWSSKENLLGATESDPNLFVALYDFVASGDNTLSITKGEKLRVLGYNQNGEWSEVRSKNGQGWVPSNYITPVNSLEKHSWYHGPVSRSAAEYLLSSLINGSFLVRESESSPGQLSISLRYEGRVYHYRINTTTDGKVYVTAESRFSTLAELVHHHSTVADGLVTTLHYPAPKCNKPTVYGVSPIHDKWEMERTDITMKHKLGGGQYGEVYVGVWKKYSLTVAVKTLKEDTMEVEEFLKEAAVMKEIKHPNLVQLLGVCTLEPPFYIVTEYMPYGNLLDYLRECSREEVTAVVLLYMATQISSAMEYLEKKNFIHRDLAARNCLVGENHVVKVADFGLSRLMTGDTYTAHAGAKFPIKWTAPESLAYNTFSIKSDVWAFGVLLWEIATYGMSPYPGIDLSQVYDLLEKGYRMEQPEGCPPKVYELMRACWKWSPADRPSFAETHQAFETMFHDSSISEEVAEELGRAASSSSVVPYLPRLPILPSKTRTLKKQVENKENIEGAQDATENSASSSAPGFLRGAQAPTGSPALPRKQRDKSPSSLLEDAKETCFTRDRKGGFFSSFMKKRNAPTPPKRSSSFREMENQPHKKYELTGLPEQDRMAMTLPRNCQRSKLQLERTVSTSSQPEENVDRANDMLPKKSEEGAAPSRERPKAKLLPRGAAALPLRTPSGDPAITEKDSPGAGVAGVAAAPKSKERNGGARLGMAGVPEDGDQTGWSSPAKAAAALPTTHNHKVPVLISPTLKHTPADVQLIGTDSQGNKFKLLSEHQVTSSGDKDRPRRVKPKCAPPPPPVMRLLQHPSLCSDPTEEPTASTAGQPALETQDGGKKAAPGAVPGSGKAGRPVMPPPQVPLPTSSISPAKMANGTAGTKVALRKTKQAAEKISADKISKEALLECADLLSSAITEPVPNSQLVDTGHQLLDYCSGYVDCIPQTRNKFAFREAVSKLELSLQELQVSSAAAGVPGANPVLNNLLSCVQEISDVVQR, from the exons AAGCCTTGCACCGCCCCTATAGTTGTGATGTTGAACCCCAGGCACTGAATGAAGCCATCCGGTGGAGCTCCAAGGAGAACTTACTTGGAGCCACTGAGAGCGACCCTAATCTCTTTGTTGCACTTTACGATTTCGTAGCCAGTGGTGATAACACACTCAGCATCACTAAAG GTGAAAAGCTTCGAGTCCTTGGTTATAACCAGAATGGTGAGTGGAGTGAAGTTCGCTCCAAGAATGGACAAGGTTGGGTGCCAAGCAACTACATCACCCCAGTGAACAGCTTAGAGAAACATTCCTGGTACCATGGACCCGTGTCACGCAGTGCAGCAGAGTATCTACTCAGCAGTCTAATCAATGGCAGTTTCCTGGTGCGAGAAAGTGAGAGCAGCCCCGGGCAGCTGTCCATCTCGCTCAGGTACGAGGGGCGTGTATATCACTACAGGATCAATACGACCACAGATGGCAAG GTTTACGTCACTGCGGAGAGCCGCTTTAGCACCCTGGCAGAGCTTGTGCACCATCACTCCACGGTGGCTGATGGGCTGGTGACAACGTTACATTACCCAGCGCCCAAGTGTAATAAGCCCACAGTCTATGGTGTGTCCCCCATCCATGACAAATGGGAAATGGAACGAACGGATATTACCATGAAGCACAAGCTTGGGGGTGGTCAGTACGGAGAAGTTTATGTTGGCGTCTGGAAGAAATACAGCCTTACGGTTGCTGTGAAGACGTTGAAG GAAGATACCATGGAGGTGGAAGAGTTCCTGAAAGAAGCTGCAGTGATGAAGGAAATCAAGCATCCTAATCTGGTCCAACTATTAG GTGTGTGTACTTTGGAGCCACCATTTTACATCGTGACTGAGTACATGCCGTATGGCAACTTGCTCGATTATCTCCGAGAATGCAGCCGAGAAGAGGTGACTGCAGTGGTCCTGCTGTACATGGCCACTCAGATCTCCTCTGCAATGGAGTATCTAGAGAAGAAGAATTTCATCCATAG AGATCTCGCAGCCCGTAACTGCCTCGTAGGAGAAAACCATGTGGTGAAAGTGGCCGACTTTGGCTTAAGTAGATTGATGACGGGAGACACCTATACTGCGCATGCTGGAGCCAAATTTCCTATTAAATGGACAGCACCAGAGAGTCTTGCCTACAATACCTTCTCAATTAAATCTGACGTCTGGG CTTTTGGGGTACTGTTGTGGGAAATTGCTACATATGGAATGTCACCATATCCAGGCATTGACCTGTCTCAGGTGTATGATCTACTGGAGAAAGGATATCGAATGGAACAACCTGAAGGATGCCCCCCTAAGGTTTATGAACTTATGAGAGCAT GCTGGAAGTGGAGCCCTGCTGACCGGCCGTCTTTTGCTGAAACACATCAGGCTTTTGAAACCATGTTCCATGACTCCAGCATTTCTGAAG AGGTAGCTGAGGAGCTTGGGAGAGCCGCCTCCTCCTCATCTGTTGTTCCATACCTGCCCCGACTGCCTATACTTCCTTCCAAGACCCGGACGCTGAAGAAACAGGTGGAGAACAAGGAGAACATCGAAGGGGCACAGGATGCCACAGAAAATTCTGCTTCTAGTTCAGCACCAG GGTTCCTTAGAGGTGCACAGGCCCCCACTGGGTCCCCAGCACTGCCTCGAAAACAAAGAGACAAGTCACCCAGCAGCCTCTTGGAAGATGCCAAAGAGACATGCTTcaccagagacagaaagggaggctTCTTCAGCTCCttcatgaaaaagagaaatgctCCCACACCCCCCAAACGCAGCAGCTCCTTCCGAGAAATGGAGAATCAACCCCACAAGAAATATGAGCTCACGG GGCTTCCAGAGCAGGATAGGATGGCAATGACCCTTCCCAGGAACTGCCAGCGGTCCAAACTCCAGCTGGAAAGGACAGTGTCCACCTCTTCTCAGCCAGAAGAGAATGTGGACAGGGCCAATGACATGCTTCCAAAAAAATCAGAGGAAGGTGCTGCTCCAAGCAGGGAGAGACCAAAAGCCAAACTTTTGCCCAGAGGAGCCGCGGCTCTTCCTCTCAGAACCCCCTCTGGGGATCCAGCCATTACAGAGAAGGACTCTCCAGGGGCGGGGGTGGCTGGAGTGGCAGCTGCCCCAAAGAGCAAGGAGAGGAATGGTGGGGCGCGACTCGGCATGGCTGGAGTCCCAGAGGACGGCGATCAGACAGGCTGGTCTTCTCCGGCCAAGGCTGCAGCAGCCCTCCCAACCACTCACAACCACAAAGTGCCAGTCCTTATCTCACCCACTCTGAAGCACACTCCTGCTGACGTGCAGCTCATTGGCACAGACTCTCAGGGCAATAAATTCAAACTCTTATCTGAGCATCAGGTCACATCCTCTGGAGACAAGGACCGACCCCGACGGGTAAAACCAAagtgtgccccacccccacccccagtgatgAGACTACTGCAGCATCCGTCCTTGTGCTCAGACCCCACGGAAGAGCCGACCGCCTCGACTGCAGGACAGCCCGCACTAGAAACACAGGACGGAGGGAAAAAGGCCGCTCCGGGGGCAGTACCTGGCAGTGGGAAAGCTGGGAGGCCAGTGATGCCTCCGCCTCAAGTGCCTCTGCCCACATCTTCCATCTCGCCAGCCAAAATGGCTAATGGCACAGCAGGTACTAAAGTGGCCCTGAGAAAAACCAAACAGGCGGCTGAGAAAATCTCAGCAGACAAAATCAGCAAAGAGGCCCTGCTGGAATGTGCTGACCTACTGTCCAGTGCCATCACAGAACCTGTGCCCAACAGCCAGCTGGTGGACACTGGCCACCAGCTCCTTGACTACTGCTCAGGCTATGTGGACTGCATCCCTCAGACGCGCAACAAATTTGCCTTCCGAGAGGCTGTGAGCAAACTGGAACTCAGCCTGCAGGAGCTGCAGGTGTCTTCGGCCGCTGCTGGGGTGCCCGGGGCCAACCCTGTCCTTAATAACTTATTGTCATGTGTGCAGGAGATCAGCGATGTGGTGCAGAGGTAG